The proteins below are encoded in one region of Sphingobacterium sp. R2:
- the ispD gene encoding 2-C-methyl-D-erythritol 4-phosphate cytidylyltransferase, whose amino-acid sequence MNFVIIVAAGTGSRMNSDLPKQFVCLNELPIVMHTINRFCQCKIVSEVILVISEVMAEFWNELCSEHEFTSPIHLTYGGRTRFESVKNGINYIEQNFKIGSEDYIAVHDAARPIITEDLVNKAFEGAYDHRAIVLGQKSIESVRMGDVSFNSAVDRNHIWLIQTPQVFHGELLLKSYQQVEDPLFTDDASVVEKMGNSIAIIEGDAKNIKITYPQDLQIAQLYLNLI is encoded by the coding sequence ATGAATTTTGTCATAATCGTTGCAGCCGGAACAGGAAGCAGAATGAATAGCGACCTTCCTAAGCAGTTTGTTTGTTTAAATGAACTGCCCATTGTCATGCATACAATTAATCGATTTTGCCAATGTAAGATTGTATCGGAAGTAATACTAGTAATCAGTGAGGTAATGGCGGAATTCTGGAATGAACTATGCTCGGAGCATGAATTTACTTCACCTATCCATCTCACTTATGGTGGAAGAACCCGATTCGAAAGTGTTAAAAATGGAATTAATTATATTGAGCAAAATTTTAAAATCGGTTCAGAAGATTATATCGCAGTACACGATGCGGCTCGTCCTATCATTACTGAAGACCTTGTAAACAAAGCATTTGAAGGAGCCTATGATCATCGAGCGATTGTATTAGGGCAAAAGAGTATTGAATCCGTCCGGATGGGAGATGTTTCCTTTAATTCGGCCGTAGATAGAAATCATATTTGGTTAATACAGACGCCGCAGGTATTTCATGGAGAGTTACTATTAAAATCGTATCAGCAAGTGGAAGATCCCCTTTTTACGGATGATGCGTCTGTGGTAGAGAAGATGGGCAACAGTATCGCTATTATAGAAGGTGATGCTAAAAATATAAAGATCACCTATCCTCAAGATCTACAAATTGCCCAGCTCTATTTAAATTTGATTTGA